In Mytilus edulis chromosome 6, xbMytEdul2.2, whole genome shotgun sequence, the following proteins share a genomic window:
- the LOC139528144 gene encoding myb/SANT-like DNA-binding domain-containing protein 4, which yields MAESTEQNPSKLKRLKKTNFTVAEEDLIQQLVEKHSGVINGKLTNTVTNQLKKKVWDDIAIKVNSLGVAIRTATEVRNKWRNTTRVAKAVYTTHRSELFKTGGGPAPKQPSSAVGKVIDLMKDTTSFRGIQGGLETESFQTNQPSINATLPEEDASQDLYESAASLIRDSPPPSSPPSPSLLSGYDPILTQTVVPHIQEQTDRTDKQKTVRTPLKKVTVQDIHDMQYRALQGKLEIQEKQKVHMDLERNKLELQIELLQKLVGGNSEPVTLSQALASMY from the exons ATGGCTGAATCTACTGAACAAAACCCAAGTAAACTTAAAAGACTGAAGAAGACCAACTTCACTGTGGCAGAGGAAGACCTGATCCAGCAACTAGTAGAGAAACACTCTGGTGTAATTAATGGAAAACTTACTAATACAGTGACCAACCAGTTGAAGAAGAAGGTATGGGATGACATAGCCATAAAAGTCAATTCTCTTGGAGTTGCCATCCGTACAGCCACAGAAGTTAGGAACAAGTGGAGGAATACCACAAGAGTGGCCAAGGCTGTGTACACAACTCACAGGAGTGAGTTGTTCAAAACTGGGGGAGGACCAGCTCCAAAACAACCTAGCTCTGCAGTAGGAAAAGTTATCGATCTTATGAAGGACACCACCAGCTTCAGGGGGATTCAGGGTGGACTTGAAACTGAATCATTCCAGACaa ATCAACCATCTATCAATGCCACTTTGCCGGAAGAAGATGCCAGCCAGGATTTGTATGAATCTGCAGCATCTCTGATAAGGGACAGTCCACCCCCCTCCAGTCCACCAAGTCCGTCTCTGCTTTCAGGATATGACCCCATCCTGACACAAACAGTCGTTCCACATATTCAAGAACAAACAGATAGGACAGATAAGCAGAA gACAGTGAGAACACCTTTGAAAAAGGTAACAGTGCAGGATATTCACGACATGCAGTATCGTGCACTGCAAGGTAAACTAGAAATCCAAGAGAAGCAGAAAGTGCATATGGACTTGGAGAGGAACAAACTGGAACTACAAATTGAGCTGTTGCAGAAGTTAGTGGGTGGCAATTCTGAACCAGTTACACTCTCTCAGGCACTTGCCTCtatgtattaa
- the LOC139528143 gene encoding putative nuclease HARBI1, with product MAVNVLFQPPVVRRERHFRGFDPLEREFSDEELRQRYRFGRETIGYLSDLMRGDLERGTNKETALSVEQQVMIALRFYGSGSHLQVVGDTMGFDKSTVSRVIDRVTDSLVAMKDDFISWPDNQRKNVIRAGFYEKAGFPNVVGCIDGTHIRITGPSIDEPAFVNRKGFHSINVQAICDHEGRFTNISARWPGSAHDSHVFRTSAIGQHLENGYRGIGQGVLLGDSGYPCRQFLLTPYRQPAAGRGQARFNRRHCSTRSTIERTFGIWKKRFHILGSEIRMKPDKACRIIIACGILHNIAIMRNEPEVAEEQLIDNQPQMPPYNGPQDGKGIRDHFATTFFA from the exons ATGGCTGTCAATGTTTTGTTTCAACCACCTGTTGTAAGAAGAGAGCGACATTTTCGCGGTTTTGACCCTCTAGAAAGGGAATTTTCTGATGAGGAGCTAAGGCAGAGATATAGATTTGGCAGAGAGACCATTGGGTACCTGTCAGATTTAATGAGAGGGGATCTGGAGCGTGGGACAAACAAGGAGACAGCCCTTTCAGTGGAACAACAGGTTATGATTGCCTTGAGGTTTTATGGAAGTGGATCACACTTGCAAGTAGTTGGGGACACGATGGGATTTGACAAGTCAACTGTGTCTCGGGTGATTGACCGTGTGACAGATTCATTAGTTGCCATGAAGGATGACTTCATATCGTGGCCAGATAATCAGAGGAAGAATGTGATAAGGGCTGGTTTTTATGAAAAGGCTGGTTTTCCAAACGTGGTTGGATGCATTGACGGGACTCACATACGGATTACTGGGCCTAGCATTGATGAACCAGCATTTGTTAACCGAAAGGGGTTCCATAGCATCAACGTACAAGCCATTTGTGACCATGAAG gtAGATTCACCAACATCAGTGCTAGGTGGCCAGGATCAGCACATGATTCTCATGTTTTCAGAACCTCAGCCATAGGACAACATCTTGAGAATGGATATCGAGGAATTGGACAAGGTGTATTGTTAGGAGACAGTGGCTATCCCTGCAGACAGTTTTTGCTGACACCATACAGACAACCAGCTGCTGGTAGAGGTCAAGCAAGGTTTAACAGAAGACATTGCTCAACAAGGTCAACAATAGAAAGGACATTTGGAATATGGAAGAAGCGTTTTCACATTCTAGGATCAGAG ATCCGAATGAAACCTGATAAAGCTTGCAGAATCATCATTGCTTGTGGTATTCTGCACAATATTGCCATCATGAGGAATGAACCTGAAGTTGCAGAAGAACAATTGATTGACAATCAACCTCAGATGCCACCCTATAATGGTCCACAGGACGGAAAAGGCATACGGGACCATTTTGCTACCACTTTTTTTGCCTAA